The genomic window ATGGTGATGACATATGCATTTGACTTGCTCTAGTGGTTTAGTCGTTTCTAGGTGGTCCATGACCATGAACATTGTTATATTTTTGTCACTTCCGATGCCTTTTTAACTGTCATGACATATTATAAATAGATTACGAATAGATCAAAATCGAAAGGGTTGGGCGAATCgaaagaaataaaataaatcatGCGCTTGATGCATAGTTTTTTTTAGGCAGGCTTGATGTATAGGTGGTCTCATATTTCAACGAGTACAGTTAATTAGCGAGTACTTCGTGAACACTTCATTAATTTGAGCGTGAACACGAGAACTAACAAGTAACAGTACAGGCAACCATGCAAGCACCTCACTCACAAGTCACAACAGCAAGCCACATACCGACTCAAGTACGTAGTTACGTACATCGAACACCACAATTTGTGGAATCACACCCAAAGGACCCGATCGAGCAGATCATACGAGCGGCAACTTACCGCACGTATGTCTGCACTCTGTCTGCAGTCGGCACCGGAGTACGCCGCAATCAGCCAATCAGCACGGGCTGGCCTCGACGACCTCGATGGCCCCGGCAGGCTCGGGCATGGtcacggcggcaacggcggcgccGACCCTGGGCACAGTGACGGTGAGCTGCGCGCCCCCGTCGTCCATGGCGGCCCTGACCTGGCCCAAGGCGGCGTCGTCGGGGAGGTGGAACCTGCCGAAGAAGGTGGCGACGCTGCGCTCGATGTGGTGGCGCGCCTCGCTCTTGGCCTCCCTCCGCAGGCACCGCTCGCCGGCGATGACCAGCACCTtgccgtcctcctccacctccaccttgaCCTCCTCCTTGGTGACACCGGCGGGGAGCCTGGCGCTGAAGACGTAGGCGTCCGCCGTCTCCCGGGTCTCGATGTAGGTGTCGGCGAACGCCGTGGTGTCGCTGGCCAGCCAGGCGTCGGTGCCGCTGGACGCCGTGGTGCCGAAGATGGTGCCGAAGGGGTTCCACGAGTCCATGGCCAGGGTGTCGAAGAACCTCACCAACGACATCCTCTCGTGCCGGATATGTATGTAGCTGTGTACCAAATGCTATCTAGCTAGCTCGTTTCCTCTTGTGAGTGCTAATGGCGAGGCGCCGGCTATATATGGACGACGAAAGTATACACTTGCCACCTACTTTGCCTTGCGCCTTCCCGCGGAGCTGCACCTGTCTCTGTAGCTTGACTTGTCCTTGCGCTTGCGGGAGTAATGTGAAGTGAACAGGTCAGTTTCGTTGCTTTGCGCATGGACTCATATGGGACGATCACGAGAAATCCGAGCAACGGTGAAAGCAGACCCGATGCACCTAAAGAACACATTGAAAATTATCAAAAGAAATCCTTATTTTACTGCATCATGCCCGGTTGGAAAAAAAGAACACCATTTTACGCCAAAATATATCGCACGTGAAGCTAAAAAATTGAGTTACAAACGGTCCTCCCCGGCACAACTTTTCCGGACCAGTCCGATGGCGACGTCGCCCAAATTTGTTCGCATATCCTCGTCACCTCGCTTCGGACGCGAGCTAGGCTTCGCGGCCGATCGGGTGTGGGGCAACATGTCGCACGGTCGACGTCGTCGAGTTATGGGCTCGATGGGTGATCCGTTCACACTCTTTCTCACTCACACGTTGTTGTTGTGCCGTCGACGAGAAAGATCGTGTCGTGTGCAAGGCCGGCCACGTATGTATACTGTATAGTACGTGCCGCACCCTTAATTGATTAGCTAGCTTGTGTTGTGATCCCCATCGACGTTGAGGTAACGATGGCTCAACAGTTGTACTACTTGTTGGTGTGGTCTGCGTATTCTTAAGCGGTTGTACGCACGATTATAGCCTCTAGCTTCCTGTTACATTTGGTGAGTCCTCCATGTTCTTGTTACATTTAGAAAAGGGAGAGCTTCTCATTAGTTCTCTGAGCCGTATCAGATTCAAAGCTTCTGCGTCACCACGTTTCGATTTTCAACCTTGCTGTTGTACAGCGTTGTGCCCTTGACTGGTGGACGTACGTGTCCGCTGCACTGGAGCTGCAGTCATAATATAGTCCAATCTACACTAGATTCTAGAGTGCTTTTCTAGCTACCACACGTGCACCGTGCATCTTTCAAGCCAAATATGAGGTCGTCAGACGTCCCCGTTTTTCTCCGCCGTGAACTGTGGATTGTCGATCCGACCCCGACGACACGTACGTCCGTGATTCGCCTCGCTTCCATTGACACCAACGTCGGGTTTAATCTCCTTTTCGAAACGagaaagggagaaggaaaagttTTGGGCCACGCAAAAAATTCCGGTCCCAACAGACATGTTATGCCGACTACTCGACGACAAGTACCCATCAGCATTCAGCAGCAACCGCTACGTCCTCATCCGGCAAGCAATTTCTTCCTTCTTCATTAACACGCAGTTCAGacttcaagagagagagagagagagagagagagagagagagagagagagagagagagagagagtgctgcGGTGAAGATAATCCTTCTTGACTTTTTAATCGCTTGGCTAGAGTTTGGTGCATGCGTGGTGTGCGGCTGGTGCCATCCGGAGTTGAATTGAATGAATCTTGGACAGAGCACAACACGTAGTACGCACTGTCCTACTCGTGAGAGATTTTTCCAGATCGAACTGAATTCCAAAGTCTCTTTGTAGCTACGCCAAGAGAATAGTCACTGCGCGTCAATCAGTTCCGATGGAGGTTTTATATTTGGCGTGGTGTCTTAGCAGCGAAGGAAAGAATTAATTTCTACATAGTACATAGTATTCGTTAGGCGAAAAGGGAAATTTTTCATATCAATTGCCAAATCATCAATCTATCAGCAAAAGTAGTAAGAAAGCAGAGAGAAGAATCCATCGGCTTCAACAAATAAGGAGATGTGTGGTTTCAGAGTGACTTCTTCACGGAAATCACAGCGGCCGCAAGCCCGCAAGTCCTTTTCTCCCCTTGTTATTAGTTCTCCTTTTGTATTAAAAAGGAGTACCGAGTATTTCCTTATTCAAAAACACAAAATATTTTCTATTTTTAATTTATTATAATAAAATTAATAGAAAGCTTTTTTGAGAAACAGTAAAAAGAAAATATTAATTCAAGATTTAcggaaacaaaaaaaaaatacAAGTTATAGGCCGTGCTAAGTGAGGCCCACGAAGAAGTGCTTTATCGAGAGTCCAGGTTTAATCTCCATCGctgttttttcttttagaaagataTTCGAAAGTATTAATTAAGGAATACTTCATTCAAAGATCACTCTCACCTCCTCAGTTTATGACAAATAGCGCACTAGAGAGTTTTACCATTTTTCGtacatccgtttattcaaaacgttttatctcttaaaacGTGCATCCAAATCTTAAACCGTTTCCCCCATTGGTTTCctcacgtcgagatcttcaaaaaccagatcccatgttgataggttttgacgaaaaaaattcataaaaaaaacgTACGAAAAAATAGGATGGAAAACCGAACCGGGAGCGCAaaaacacaaccgtgcctctcgcagaagcaaaaccatgCCACCCGCCTTTTTTTCGTTTCAGAGTGGCACGGCCGTGACTcgcgcgaaagcacaaccgtgcctctcgcggaaggaaaaaacagaaaacgcgtttttttcgtttccgagaggcacagctGTGAGGATCCCAGGCGATCGTTGTGAGGATCCCGATGTCTCGTGGTGGCTACGCGAAGAGAATAGTCACTGCGCGTCAATCAGTTCTGATGGAGGTTCTATATTTGGTGTAGTGTCTTAACAGCGAAGGAGAGAATTAACTAGTACATAGTATTCGTTAGGCCAAAAGGGAAATTTGTCATATCAATTGCCAAATCATCAATCAAACAGCAAAAGTAGTAAGAATACAGATAGAAGAATCCGTCGGCTTGAACAAATAAAATTAGTATAAAGGAAAGATTAATTCAGGATTTATGAAAACAAAAAATACGCATTGTAGTGGGCCGTGGAGAATGAGGGCAAATGAAGAAGGGCTTCAAGGGTCAAGAAGGTTGAAAAAGGAGCACCTCTTGCCCGCGGGGGCCATGTCTCGCCCGTCGTGAAACGTAGCTCCGGCTCGCTTCTGGTGATCATGCTACTGGGCCAGCCATTAATGTAGCAGCGGCGCAAGTTGTTTTACTGTGTCGTTTCTTAAAGGGTTTTCACTATTTGGGTGGTTTCTTCTGTTTTCTCTGtgggttttcattttttttcctttttttcttcaagTTTTCTTTGTTCCTTTCCTGGTTCTCATCTGTTTTCATTGGTACTGTTCTTTTTCTTCAACACATGTCTAATTTTTATACGCATTGTACATTTGTCGCATACATCAAGAACATTCTTCTATACATGTTTAACGTTTTTTAAATATACGACTAACATTTTTTCAGATATACATTTCGATGTCTATTTTCATAAATAATTTCCAAATACAtgtatttgaatatttttcaaatacgtGTTAAACAACTTTTAAATACATGTTCTAACATTCTATTGAATGATACAACTATTTTTTTCAAACGATGCGAACATTTTTTTACAATATATAAATATATTCTAATAATGTCACAAATAAGTTTTTTGAAACACATGAACATTTTGTAAAATGTAATTTATATTATCTAAATGGTATGAAACTATTGTTTGACACAAACATTTTATTTCGTTTTAGTACTTTTTTCAAACACGTCAGATACATTTGTTTGACACGCAAAAGCATTTCCCAAATGTCATAAACATTTATTCATGGTATCAAGTTCTTTTAAATACACTAACAAATAATTTACATTGTGTTAAAATTATTTAAAAATATAAGAACATTATGGTTTTTGAAATATA from Triticum aestivum cultivar Chinese Spring chromosome 3B, IWGSC CS RefSeq v2.1, whole genome shotgun sequence includes these protein-coding regions:
- the LOC123064530 gene encoding 17.9 kDa heat shock protein 2; translation: MSLVRFFDTLAMDSWNPFGTIFGTTASSGTDAWLASDTTAFADTYIETRETADAYVFSARLPAGVTKEEVKVEVEEDGKVLVIAGERCLRREAKSEARHHIERSVATFFGRFHLPDDAALGQVRAAMDDGGAQLTVTVPRVGAAVAAVTMPEPAGAIEVVEASPC